Proteins from one Oncorhynchus tshawytscha isolate Ot180627B linkage group LG16, Otsh_v2.0, whole genome shotgun sequence genomic window:
- the zgc:113363 gene encoding uncharacterized protein zgc:113363 isoform X3: protein MELLQQGRTGETVISQDRVKGQEVAKCPLDLPEYQTTQPQPQPLPNVFTQQPLSNGTAGEHKAELPGPSVRSARADGEDSDDSMTDLNTTDDASHLLPNSIPSNPYHPLRELPSGVPVSSSPKTSPKTLINGASPSPVCTPPSASLNQRGWSPPQSPQSPACDRHHGHPIKKQHLPSTTRSQNLLKADATQIKEIAGDDCCVHCVLACLFCEVLSLCSVLAQCLVCGEGCEVLCCCGEGAAGGLACGEDACSALLDCGILEDCCESSDCLEICLECCSICFPV from the exons ATGGAGCTGCTGCAgcaggggaggacaggagagacagtcaTCAGTCAGGACAGGGTCAAGGGACAGGAGGTGGCCAAGTGCCCCCTGGACCTGCCAGAGTACCAGaccacacagccacagccacagccactaCCCAATGTTTTTACCCAACAGCCACTGTCTAATGGGACAGCCGGGGAACACAAAG CAGAGCTCCCAGGGCCCTCTGTAAGGTCTGCCAGAGCTGATGGTGAAGATAGTGATGATTCTATGACAGATCTCAACACAACTGACGACGCGTCACATCTCCTACCAAACAGTATACCATCAAACCCATACCATCCCCTGAGAG AGCTTCCCAGCGGGGTCCCTGTGTCGTCCAGTCCGAAAACTTCCCCCAAGACCCTGATCAACGGAGCCTCCCCCTCCCCCGTCTGTACCCCTCCATCTGCCTCTCTTAACCAGAGAGGATGGAGCCCTCCTCAGTCCCCTCAGTCCCCAGCCTGTGACAGACACCATGGGCACCCTATTAAAAAACAACACCTGCCGTCCACCACAAGGAGCCAGAACTTATTGAAAGCTGACGCCACTCAGATAAAGGAAATAGCTGGAGATG ACTGCTGTGTACACTGTGTCCTGGCCTGTCTGTTCTGTGAGGTGCTATCCCTGTGCTCAGTGCTGGCCCAGTGTCTGGTGTGCGGAGAGGGCTGTGAGGTGCTGTGTTGCTGTGGGGAGGGGGCTGCCGGCGGGTTGGCCTGTGGGGAGGACGCCTGCTCTGCCCTGTTGGATTGTGGGATACTAGAGGACTGCTGCGAGTCTTCAGACTGTCTGGAGATCTGTCTGGAGTGTTGTTCTATCTGCTTCCCTGTgtag
- the zgc:113363 gene encoding uncharacterized protein zgc:113363 isoform X1, with protein MELLQQGRTGETVISQDRVKGQEVAKCPLDLPEYQTTQPQPQPLPNVFTQQPLSNGTAGEHKAELPGPSVRSARADGEDSDDSMTDLNTTDDASHLLPNSIPSNPYHPLRVELPSGVPVSSSPKTSPKTLINGASPSPVCTPPSASLNQRGWSPPQSPQSPACDRHHGHPIKKQHLPSTTRSQNLLKADATQIKEIAGDDCCVHCVLACLFCEVLSLCSVLAQCLVCGEGCEVLCCCGEGAAGGLACGEDACSALLDCGILEDCCESSDCLEICLECCSICFPV; from the exons ATGGAGCTGCTGCAgcaggggaggacaggagagacagtcaTCAGTCAGGACAGGGTCAAGGGACAGGAGGTGGCCAAGTGCCCCCTGGACCTGCCAGAGTACCAGaccacacagccacagccacagccactaCCCAATGTTTTTACCCAACAGCCACTGTCTAATGGGACAGCCGGGGAACACAAAG CAGAGCTCCCAGGGCCCTCTGTAAGGTCTGCCAGAGCTGATGGTGAAGATAGTGATGATTCTATGACAGATCTCAACACAACTGACGACGCGTCACATCTCCTACCAAACAGTATACCATCAAACCCATACCATCCCCTGAGAG TAGAGCTTCCCAGCGGGGTCCCTGTGTCGTCCAGTCCGAAAACTTCCCCCAAGACCCTGATCAACGGAGCCTCCCCCTCCCCCGTCTGTACCCCTCCATCTGCCTCTCTTAACCAGAGAGGATGGAGCCCTCCTCAGTCCCCTCAGTCCCCAGCCTGTGACAGACACCATGGGCACCCTATTAAAAAACAACACCTGCCGTCCACCACAAGGAGCCAGAACTTATTGAAAGCTGACGCCACTCAGATAAAGGAAATAGCTGGAGATG ACTGCTGTGTACACTGTGTCCTGGCCTGTCTGTTCTGTGAGGTGCTATCCCTGTGCTCAGTGCTGGCCCAGTGTCTGGTGTGCGGAGAGGGCTGTGAGGTGCTGTGTTGCTGTGGGGAGGGGGCTGCCGGCGGGTTGGCCTGTGGGGAGGACGCCTGCTCTGCCCTGTTGGATTGTGGGATACTAGAGGACTGCTGCGAGTCTTCAGACTGTCTGGAGATCTGTCTGGAGTGTTGTTCTATCTGCTTCCCTGTgtag
- the zgc:113363 gene encoding uncharacterized protein zgc:113363 isoform X2, which produces MELLQQGRTGETVISQDRVKGQEVAKCPLDLPEYQTTQPQPQPLPNVFTQQPLSNGTAGEHKELPGPSVRSARADGEDSDDSMTDLNTTDDASHLLPNSIPSNPYHPLRVELPSGVPVSSSPKTSPKTLINGASPSPVCTPPSASLNQRGWSPPQSPQSPACDRHHGHPIKKQHLPSTTRSQNLLKADATQIKEIAGDDCCVHCVLACLFCEVLSLCSVLAQCLVCGEGCEVLCCCGEGAAGGLACGEDACSALLDCGILEDCCESSDCLEICLECCSICFPV; this is translated from the exons ATGGAGCTGCTGCAgcaggggaggacaggagagacagtcaTCAGTCAGGACAGGGTCAAGGGACAGGAGGTGGCCAAGTGCCCCCTGGACCTGCCAGAGTACCAGaccacacagccacagccacagccactaCCCAATGTTTTTACCCAACAGCCACTGTCTAATGGGACAGCCGGGGAACACAAAG AGCTCCCAGGGCCCTCTGTAAGGTCTGCCAGAGCTGATGGTGAAGATAGTGATGATTCTATGACAGATCTCAACACAACTGACGACGCGTCACATCTCCTACCAAACAGTATACCATCAAACCCATACCATCCCCTGAGAG TAGAGCTTCCCAGCGGGGTCCCTGTGTCGTCCAGTCCGAAAACTTCCCCCAAGACCCTGATCAACGGAGCCTCCCCCTCCCCCGTCTGTACCCCTCCATCTGCCTCTCTTAACCAGAGAGGATGGAGCCCTCCTCAGTCCCCTCAGTCCCCAGCCTGTGACAGACACCATGGGCACCCTATTAAAAAACAACACCTGCCGTCCACCACAAGGAGCCAGAACTTATTGAAAGCTGACGCCACTCAGATAAAGGAAATAGCTGGAGATG ACTGCTGTGTACACTGTGTCCTGGCCTGTCTGTTCTGTGAGGTGCTATCCCTGTGCTCAGTGCTGGCCCAGTGTCTGGTGTGCGGAGAGGGCTGTGAGGTGCTGTGTTGCTGTGGGGAGGGGGCTGCCGGCGGGTTGGCCTGTGGGGAGGACGCCTGCTCTGCCCTGTTGGATTGTGGGATACTAGAGGACTGCTGCGAGTCTTCAGACTGTCTGGAGATCTGTCTGGAGTGTTGTTCTATCTGCTTCCCTGTgtag